One Aquamicrobium sp. genomic region harbors:
- a CDS encoding histidinol-phosphate transaminase — MSSADDLVREEVKSISPYNAGLTIEEVRSRYGAETISKLGSNENPLGPSPTVQAAIVDALAGVHLYPDPAGHELRGALAGRLGVAADRIVLGNGSEDLLSVICRTVLRPGDTMVTLYPSFPLHEDYAALMGASVERIDLKDDLSIDVQGLIDAVARVPRMVMFANPMNPVGAWLTGGELRRVVDALRPGTLLVVDEAYVEYARGEDYADAAELLKDVDRPWIVLRTFSKAWGLAGLRLGYGVLGNASLGGFLDRVRTPFNANLLAQVAARAALEDTAHVEKVVELAVGERERVAACLRSKGLRVAPSKGNFLFFDCRENAVAFCDRLLRQGLIVKPWKQPGYESFVRVSVGTPADNDRFLHVLSQA; from the coding sequence ATGAGCAGTGCTGACGACCTGGTTCGCGAGGAGGTCAAGTCGATCTCGCCTTACAATGCCGGCCTGACAATCGAGGAGGTGCGGTCGCGATACGGCGCTGAGACGATCTCGAAGCTCGGCTCGAACGAAAACCCGCTCGGCCCGAGCCCGACGGTTCAGGCGGCGATCGTGGATGCGCTGGCGGGGGTGCACCTCTATCCGGACCCGGCCGGACACGAGTTGAGAGGTGCGTTGGCCGGACGGCTTGGCGTCGCGGCGGACCGCATCGTGCTCGGCAATGGTTCCGAGGACCTTCTCAGCGTCATCTGCCGCACCGTGCTGCGGCCCGGCGACACGATGGTGACGCTTTATCCGTCGTTCCCGCTGCACGAGGATTATGCGGCGTTGATGGGCGCGTCGGTAGAACGAATCGACCTGAAGGACGATCTGTCGATCGACGTGCAGGGCCTGATCGACGCCGTCGCCCGCGTGCCGCGCATGGTCATGTTCGCCAATCCGATGAACCCGGTCGGGGCATGGCTGACCGGCGGCGAGCTGCGACGGGTGGTGGACGCCCTCCGGCCGGGCACCCTGCTGGTCGTCGATGAAGCCTATGTCGAATACGCCCGCGGGGAGGACTACGCGGATGCGGCCGAACTGCTGAAGGATGTGGACCGTCCCTGGATCGTGTTGCGCACCTTTTCCAAGGCGTGGGGACTGGCCGGCTTGCGGCTCGGCTACGGGGTTTTGGGCAACGCGTCGCTCGGCGGCTTTCTCGACCGGGTGCGCACGCCGTTCAACGCAAACCTGTTGGCGCAGGTCGCCGCGCGCGCGGCGCTGGAGGACACCGCCCATGTCGAGAAGGTGGTGGAACTTGCGGTCGGGGAGCGCGAGCGCGTGGCTGCATGCCTGCGCTCGAAAGGTTTGCGCGTCGCGCCCTCGAAGGGGAATTTCCTGTTCTTCGACTGTCGGGAGAACGCGGTCGCCTTTTGCGACCGCTTGCTGCGGCAGGGTTTGATCGTGAAGCCCTGGAAGCAGCCGGGATATGAGTCATTCGTGCGGGTCAGTGTCGGCACTCCGGCGGACAATGACCGATTTCTCCATGTGCTTTCGCAAGCCTGA
- a CDS encoding DUF6282 family protein — MMKALPHVGDKRVIDMHVHIGPEFLRRRYSAESLAEEARREGFGVVMKNHFQPTTGQVSQIRRDDDKVALVGSVALNFGCGGVDDHGVRSALSGWKRDVTAADPDSDRFVVWMPTVCCEAHLRCYNRYDLSQAWGIKGSHTRFYAEGTGYALDPQDDSKMAAMKRALQVIADNDLILATGHLDQDETLTVVKTAHEMGVKRIILTHPLFQSTELEPETMARLWKDYGAYSELAFVNLAMDDLTYEQYIEVIEAVGPQGVILSSDVGQIFSPTVADAMREYFSEFRKRGIREDDIVEMSVINTNRLVYEDMA; from the coding sequence ATGATGAAGGCACTCCCCCACGTCGGCGACAAACGCGTGATCGATATGCATGTCCATATCGGGCCCGAGTTCCTGCGCCGTCGCTACAGCGCCGAATCCCTGGCAGAGGAAGCGCGTCGCGAAGGCTTCGGCGTCGTCATGAAGAACCATTTCCAGCCGACCACCGGGCAGGTGAGCCAGATCCGCCGGGACGACGACAAGGTCGCGCTGGTCGGCTCGGTGGCGCTGAATTTCGGATGCGGCGGTGTCGACGACCACGGCGTGCGCTCGGCCCTTTCGGGCTGGAAGCGGGATGTCACCGCCGCCGATCCGGATTCCGACCGTTTCGTGGTGTGGATGCCGACGGTCTGCTGTGAGGCGCATCTGCGTTGCTACAACCGCTACGACCTGTCCCAGGCATGGGGAATCAAAGGCAGCCACACCCGTTTCTACGCGGAAGGAACGGGCTACGCGCTGGATCCGCAGGACGATTCCAAGATGGCGGCAATGAAGCGCGCCCTTCAGGTGATCGCCGACAACGACCTCATCCTGGCCACCGGTCATCTCGATCAAGACGAGACGCTGACGGTGGTGAAGACCGCGCACGAAATGGGCGTGAAACGCATCATACTGACCCATCCGCTGTTCCAGTCGACGGAGCTGGAGCCGGAGACGATGGCGCGTCTTTGGAAGGACTACGGTGCCTACAGCGAGTTGGCCTTCGTCAATCTGGCGATGGATGACCTGACCTACGAGCAGTATATCGAGGTCATCGAGGCAGTAGGCCCCCAGGGCGTGATCCTCTCCTCCGACGTTGGCCAGATCTTCTCGCCCACGGTCGCGGACGCGATGCGGGAGTATTTCTCTGAGTTCCGGAAGCGCGGGATCAGGGAGGACGACATCGTCGAGATGTCGGTCATCAACACAAACCGGCTTGTTTACGAGGACATGGCTTGA
- the hutC gene encoding histidine utilization repressor has protein sequence MRISYPVRLCKITAPHHLKDSALNRAAKEVRDTLAQRIKAEFETNIMSGAWPPGYKVPSEHELMNTYACSRMTVNNALARLAESGLIERRRRLGSFVAFPGTHSTLLKLPDIQGEINSRGQAYRYELLSLSRRSSTPEDMARLGVNRKVSIIALVCRHFANNVPLALEDRLINVSAVPQASIIDFTVTPPSTWLLTHIPWTESEHRIRCLNADEKLAATLQLRTGAACLVVERRTKRSGEIVTHVEQTVDGSAYELKGTFTFTG, from the coding sequence GTGCGTATTTCCTACCCGGTCCGATTGTGTAAGATCACGGCGCCGCATCACCTGAAAGACAGTGCTTTGAACAGAGCAGCAAAGGAAGTCCGCGACACGCTCGCCCAGCGCATCAAGGCCGAATTCGAAACCAACATCATGTCTGGAGCGTGGCCGCCGGGCTACAAAGTGCCATCCGAGCACGAGTTGATGAATACCTATGCATGTTCGCGAATGACCGTGAACAACGCGCTCGCGCGTCTCGCCGAAAGCGGCTTGATCGAACGCCGCCGAAGGCTGGGCTCCTTCGTCGCCTTTCCCGGGACGCATTCGACCCTGCTGAAGCTTCCCGACATTCAGGGCGAGATCAATTCGCGCGGACAGGCCTATCGCTACGAGCTCCTGTCGCTCAGCCGAAGATCTTCTACCCCTGAAGATATGGCGCGCCTGGGGGTGAACCGGAAAGTCTCGATCATCGCCCTGGTCTGCCGCCACTTCGCCAACAACGTGCCGTTGGCCCTGGAGGACCGTCTGATCAATGTCTCGGCCGTTCCCCAGGCCAGCATAATCGACTTTACCGTCACGCCTCCCAGCACCTGGCTGCTGACGCACATCCCCTGGACGGAGTCCGAGCATCGTATCCGGTGTCTGAATGCCGACGAGAAGCTGGCTGCTACTCTTCAACTCCGGACCGGGGCTGCATGCCTGGTCGTGGAGCGCCGCACGAAACGCAGCGGAGAGATCGTAACGCATGTCGAGCAAACGGTCGACGGCAGCGCCTACGAACTCAAGGGCACTTTCACCTTCACAGGCTGA
- a CDS encoding HutD family protein codes for MRIARRADYRRMAWKNGQGLSEEIAAFPAGSDVDSFDWRLSIAHVGASGPFSVFAGVDRTIAVLDGAGMTLDLPGGERAELVAGGAPFSFSGDWEISSSNLGGPTVDLNIMTRRGRCTHEMRRLTLAPDESVLASHFAWVVFNAPATIEADGRELSIDRFDALSLDAGKSFVNRAETPAEILLVTVVPAA; via the coding sequence ATGAGGATCGCGCGCCGCGCCGACTACAGGCGCATGGCATGGAAGAACGGGCAGGGCCTTAGCGAGGAGATCGCGGCCTTCCCCGCCGGCAGCGATGTCGACAGCTTCGACTGGCGGCTTTCCATCGCCCATGTCGGGGCGAGCGGCCCGTTCTCGGTGTTCGCCGGCGTCGATCGCACCATTGCCGTGCTCGATGGGGCGGGCATGACGCTCGACCTGCCGGGAGGAGAAAGGGCCGAGCTGGTCGCCGGCGGCGCGCCCTTTTCCTTCTCCGGCGACTGGGAAATATCCAGCAGCAATCTCGGCGGGCCCACGGTCGATCTGAACATCATGACGCGGCGCGGGCGCTGCACGCATGAGATGCGGCGCCTGACGCTGGCCCCCGACGAAAGCGTCCTCGCGTCGCATTTCGCCTGGGTGGTCTTCAACGCGCCGGCGACGATCGAGGCGGATGGGCGAGAGCTGTCGATCGATCGCTTCGACGCATTGTCGCTCGACGCCGGCAAAAGCTTTGTCAACCGTGCCGAAACGCCGGCGGAGATCCTGCTTGTGACGGTCGTCCCGGCAGCGTGA
- a CDS encoding RidA family protein — protein sequence MGIISQRLHDQGIVLPPPIQLPNGPLPIPWVHVVGKRVLISGHGPGNSSGVYSARGRVGAEVSAEQAHEAARATAYTMLANLQRELGDLDRIAGWVRVFGMVNCVEGFDRIPEVINGFTSVILEAFGPERGRHARSAIGVAELPFGIPVEIEAEAQLV from the coding sequence ATGGGAATCATTTCGCAAAGGCTGCACGACCAGGGGATCGTGCTGCCGCCGCCGATCCAGTTGCCGAATGGTCCCTTGCCTATTCCGTGGGTTCACGTGGTCGGGAAGCGGGTGCTGATCTCCGGGCACGGACCCGGCAATTCCAGCGGCGTCTATTCGGCCAGGGGCCGCGTCGGCGCGGAGGTAAGCGCCGAGCAGGCCCATGAAGCCGCCCGCGCCACCGCATATACGATGCTCGCCAATTTGCAGAGGGAGCTGGGCGATCTCGACCGCATCGCCGGCTGGGTTCGCGTCTTCGGGATGGTGAATTGCGTCGAGGGCTTCGACCGCATCCCGGAGGTCATCAACGGCTTCACCAGCGTCATCCTCGAGGCATTCGGGCCGGAACGCGGCCGTCATGCGCGGTCGGCGATCGGGGTGGCCGAACTGCCGTTCGGCATCCCGGTCGAAATCGAGGCCGAGGCGCAACTCGTCTAG